Genomic window (Cucumis sativus cultivar 9930 chromosome 2, Cucumber_9930_V3, whole genome shotgun sequence):
ATTATAAATCAGTCTTCATATTCAAATactaacaaattttgttacttCTTTGGgaatgtttttttaagaagtgattatatgatttgtttataagtgatttattaaaagtgaTTCTCATCGAaccattttcatatttggatttatgattttaaacaaGATTTTCATTCAATCAAAGTTGATGTTGAGTgattaaagatatttttgggATTGATTTTGAACTTGACagaaagtgattttaaacctttcaaaatcactccaaGACAAGACCCATCCTAACCTATTAACCTAAGCTCAGCTTTAGGATTAAGTTGCAATTTTAGACACACCATTTGAgagaattcaattttgttttatttttttgagtGGAAATGAATGTTTGCTGATGTGTAATTTTCTCTTAGCATGCAAAATTTTTCTACCTTGCTATTTAACATAACCAATTGATGTTTCTTATTCTACACAAGTTCTATGAAAAccatttaaattgtttatgtGTGATTGAGGtacactaaaattttaaaaaatataacatcaaACAATTGACTGAGACACTTCGCAGTCATGTTTCTATTATGTATTTCTATGGTGAAATGCTGCTGATTCTTCACGTAGGTTCAAGGACAAATTCATCTATCAGTTGGTGCAGTCCTGTCCTTTGGGCTTGCTCATTACGCTTCATCAGAATTTGAGTTAATTGCAGAAGAGCTTCTTATGAGCAATTCTGTTATTAAGGCAAGTAGCAGCTTCTTTTGTTTCCCATCTATCCAGAGCTATATTTTAGccaaaaattgttatttggacTTCCTCAAGAGTGTGTTTTGTATgtaattaacattttcaacCCCGTACCAATTCTTGAAGTTTTTGTTTCCCTTTTAACTCGTGGTGGCATGACTAGCCATGGCACTATATATTGGACACATGACAAAAATCAAGCTAATCTGTCATGTTTTGTTATGGGGTATTTGGCAGAAGAGAAATAGTAGAATCTTTTGTGAGATTGAGAGGGAACCTTTCTCTTGGGCGGCTCGCCAACTTTactgtttctttctttctgcATTTTCTAAACGAAcagtttttactatttctctCGAGGCATTATGAtaagttctttttatattattccTTTAggtcatatttttttttaaaactagagACCCTTCCTCTAGGGTGCTTCTTTcgtgggtttttgtttatttattattattattttgtgcCCTTATATTCCAACTTGTAAGTTATTGCAGTCCGCAAAAGTTTCTTCCTTGGGCCTATTTGTCAATTAAGGCgcgttgttattatttattaattattattatctttttcttaCGGCTGATCTTAGacttgtttttatatatatatatatatatatattttcattgaacTTATTTCTCTATTGTTTCAGAACCATCCATGCTGTCTCTTTCTGTGACAGACTTTGTGGATGATTTTAAGGTTGCTTGCCTGAACAACCACTTTTTGGgggattttgatgtttttaatccTTTTCTTCGGTCCCCATTACTACTTCGATAGGctaacaatttcaaatttctttgttttttgttggttggTACTTGGGTATTGTGGATTACAGAGCCTGAGTTgtgtttgtcaatttttttttcgttaATAAGCagatgtatatataatttcttttaaatgtcaaaAGCTGAGCTTTCACTGATATGCAGATATATGGGGCCCTTCGCATGTTTGTGAAAATGCATTTAATGTGGAATTCCAAAATACTTATAGACGGTGGAGACAATGAAATTGTGGCTACATCTCTGCTTGAGGCCAGTAATTTATTGGTTCTCAAGGTATTTCATATTTCACAAACTTCTTATTGACTAAAATTTATGATGAAGTAAATCACGCTCATTTATCTGTTTGTTTTTGTCAGGAGTCATCTTCTATACATTCAAATGCAAATTTAGGTGTTCATGGACAAGGATACTTGAATCTTACTGGACCAGGAAATCTTATTGAAGCACAACGTCTTATACTATCATTGTTTTTCAGTATCTATGTAAGCTGAATTAGCTTTCTTTACTGTTTAGAATTCTCTTGAACCGTACATTTCAGAGTCTATgcacttttatttgtttttttgtactAAGTGTTGAATATCTACTTGATAATATTAAGGTTGGGCCTAAGTCATTCCTCCGAGGACCTTTGGACGATTCAAAATCCAATAATACGTAAGTTTTTCTAATGTATGATCCTTAATCAGTAATTTCGTCTTTGGTTCCCTCacttttctataaatttgCAGGAGACCACGGCTCTACTGTGAACTTTCTGATTGTCCAGCGGAACTACTTCACCCCCCTGAAGATTGTAATGTGAACTCCTCATTGCCCTTCACTCTTCAGGTGTCTCATTTGCCAGATTGACCACTAAGTAGTTATCTTGTGTGgagaatattatttttgagATTTATTCATTACACTGAATATGCTTTTCTTTGTCTAATCTGATATTGGTTTGCTTCGCTTGTTTCTGCAGATTTGTCGAGTTGAAGATCTAACAGTTGAAGGCACCATAACTGGATCTGTTATTCACTTTCACTGGGTCAGGGATATATTTGTTTACCTATCTGGTGCAATTAGTGCTTCTGGTCTTGGTatgcatttttcttcaattattttgttattgcCTGGAAGGTTCAAGTagttttaatgaaaaattgttaatataCCGCAGCTTCATATCAACTGAAGGTTGAACATGTTACATTACACTATTGtagataaaataaagttttctGTTGTGCTTTGGCTATGtagctttcttcttcttcttcttcttccttttttccatTGAAATTAGTATCTTAGTTTTATCTTGCATCCTTTTGTTGGTTTTCGTTATTGTATGCCATTGtctccattttttcttgatgaaaGTTTGGttattcaaaagaagaaaattttccattattgCAACTACTTTTGGCCTTCACCATGTTTTGTGCTTGGTTGTGCAGGCTGCACCGGTGGAGTGGGTAGAGGACGAATTTTTGCAAATGGTCTTGGTGCAGGTGGTGGACATGGTGGGAAAGGTGGTGATGGATACTATAATGGCACCTTCATTGATGGCGGTGTTGCGTATGGAGATCCCGATCTCCCTTGTGAACTTGGCAGTGGTAGTGGAAATGGTAGTCTTGCTGGTGAAACAGCAGGTGGTGGGATTATTGGTAAGTTGTgattcttcctctctttctctggttttatttattatttgttatttagttaatttttaataatgtttatgtttaCTTGTCTCATTAAGTTTGTATAAGTAGAGCTCACTTTGTAATTATGAAATCATAATCTGCATGGGGAATCAATTCTAATGGCTTTATATTGTAGTACTGTACTAATTATGCTGCTCATGGGTTTGTTGGGCTCGGTAGGTTGAGTAATGGCTAGGACCAATGCTTATTTGGGATACCTGTACTTGttcacaattttattatttcagaTAAATGCTGACAATGAACACTATTTTGTGCATGATTGTACAGTGATGGGGTCACTAGAGCACTCAGTAGTAAGTTTGTCTCTCAATGGGTCCCTTAGAGCTGATGGAGAAACCTTTGGGCGAGTTGTTGGGGGGAAAGGTGGTGGGGAATTGTTGAATGTCGGTCCTGGAGGTGGATCAGGTGGaacaattcttttatttgtgcAAACAGTATCACTCAGTGAGTCTTCTGTCATTTCAGCTGTTGGAGGACAGGGCAGTTCAAATGGTGGGGGTGGGGTGGGGGTGGAAGGGTTCATTTTCATTGGTCTGATATACCAGTTGGGGATGCATATCAACCTATAGCAAGTGTTAAAGGAAACATTTATACTGGGTTTGTGCcaattcttctcttttcctctaatacattgttattctttcttcatgatctcaactttattgaacagtgacaaggtaaaaaaaatgttgaataatTAGTTCTCTAACTTTGAATGTTCCtccaaccaaaataaaaaaaaaaggacaaaaaaggaagaaaagaggtGACAACTTGAAACAAGAATAAGTAAAAACAATATCCTctgatatttgatattttattgatatatccGTAAAATTGAACTCTcaatatttgacattttgatCGATATTTTTAATCCTTGATTTAAAGTCCGTTTTTTTAGTACCAGATGGTTAGCCTTCTTAGTTGATAAGGAAACCAATTCTTTTACGTTCTATGAATATTTTCCAGGGgcttaaatttgttttatttaacttGATGACAaccttattaaaaaattgttcaagTTGATCATTGAAGATCTTAGCTGTTTCACTTCTCTTCTATGTCAGGGGAGGCTTAGGAAGCTCTCATGGTTCTGATGGTGAAAATGGAACCATCACTGGAAAGGCTTGCCCCCGAGGACTATATGGTATATTTTGTGAGGTAAAGTTTGTTATAATTTGTCAGCAGCATCATTCTATTTGTAATTTGAGGCCCCCCACCACCCAACGTTTTTGCATGTTCTAAATTTTCTCCTATTTGTTGGCCACTTTGGATATCTACTTGAATTATATtgcccttttcttttatatttttgagtGACACAATTCAAGTTTAATGTGGATAATTTTATGGATTGAatcttgaaacaaaatttcatttctgttTAATATAAACTTGGGTGtgacaaatctttttttaaatcaataaatttattagatattttattttttggaatattttgtttgCCCATTTGATGAATTTAATTCTTGTAGAACTCTTTTAGCAATTATGTAGTTTTAATTGATTGTGTAAAATAGCTGAATTTTTGTTCATGCTTTGGAAATGGGACTTCAGGAGTGCCCTCTTGGAACATTTAAGAATGCTACTGGATCTGACAGAGGGCTGTGTACCAAGTGCCCATCCTATGAGCTTCCTAATCGTGGCATATATGTTAGTATTCGAGGTATGGTCTTACTGAGATAATCATTGTTGAGCATTTACTTTCATTTGCGGCTGAGaaacaaatttctaataaGTCAAATAAAATGTGCTTGGAATAGAATTtccaattatataatttgCTATTGACTCCCGAGAGAACTGGTAGAGAAAAATTGAGATATctaatgaattgaattttctgtaaaaaaataaattcctTTTGATACTGCTACTTTGCAAGAACTTAAAATCATTCTTCCGGTAGACTGTAGAGGACCATGaaattcattaaaagaaaGCCAAAACTTGGAACTTAATTCTCCATGAATGTTGTCTCACGAAATCGGGAAGTTGCCTCTGTCTATTTCATCTTTTTGTGCAAAGTTTCTTAGAGAACGGTTCACAATGCTTtatcttataaaaataatattttgattgcaTCCAACAGGTGGTGTTGCTAAAAGACCTTGCCCCTACAGGTGCATTTCGGACAGATATCACATGCCACAATGTTATACAGCTCTCGAGGAATTGGTATATGCTTTTGGAGGTCCTTGGTTATTTGGTCTTATTCTTGTTGGCCTCCTCATCCTTTTAGCTCTAGTGTTGAGTGTTGCACGTATGAAATATGTTGGTGGCGATGAATTACCAGCCACGGTACCTGTTCGACAGAGCTCTAGAATAGATTACTCCTTTCCTTTCCTGGAGTCACTGAATGAGGTGTGCCTTCAATTTTTCCCTTCCAGTTTCAGTGCTCACTTTTCTAAGCCACTGCCAAAAAGTTAATTACCTTCCTCGTGGAAACAGAATTTTTAAGTCAgtttatgtgaaattttatctttcagGTTTTGGAAACAAACCGAACAGAGGAATCCAAAAGTCACGTGCATAGAATGTATTTCATGGGCCCAAATAGTTTCAGTGAACCTTGGCACCTATCTCATTCTCCTCCTGAACAAGTAGCAGAAATTGTGTAAGCAGTCTCACTTTTCTGTTGTAGAAGAATAATGTTTGGGTGACAATTTTCAGTTCTAAGTGGAGAATGAGTGGTTACTTTTCTGCTTGATTCCAACTTTTCCCCCCAGAACTTTGTATTATTGAAGTAACCGTGTATGATGAACATCTTCTGAGAACATGATTTACTTGGCAGATACGAAGATGCATTTAATAGATTTGTGgatgaaataaatgatttGGCTGCTTATCAATGGTGGGAAGGTTCAGTCTACAGTGTTCTTTCTGTCCTTTCCTATCCACTTGCCTGGTCATGGCTACAACACTGccggaaaaagaaaatgcaatgTCTTCGTGAGTTTGTTCGCTCTGAATATGATCACTCTTGCCTACGTTCATGCAGATCACGTGCTCTTTATGAAGGGCTTAAGGTTTgttcaaaaactattttcttcatttgttggCTTTTTTAATAGCATTATATTATTATCTTATCATGAATTGAGATAATTGCTAGGAACGCCACATGTAACAATACTTTCATTGAGTTGAACTAGTTAGGATTTTATAATCATAAGAGGGTTTTCTTAATGTGGTGAACTTGATGTCATTGGTTTCTAACAGCTGAATTGACAGTGTCGGGCAACAATTTTTTAGTGAACAGGTTATAATCTATATAGTCCACGTTTTATCAAAAAGTAGTCCACGCCATTGAGCTTAGAACaagtaaaaaaagtaatgtGCTCGGTATAACGTGttctttcaataattttgatagaGTTAGCGGTTCAATAACTTGTTGCTTCAGGTTGCTGCTACTCCTGATTTAATGCTTGCATATGTGGATTTCTTCCTTGGGGGAGATGAAAAGAGAGTTGATCTTCCCCCTCGTCTTCTACAAAGATTACCAGTCTCTGTAATTTTTGGGGGAGATGGAAGTTACATGGCTCCTTTCACCCTACATAGCGATAACATTCTAACCACATTAATGGGTCAGGTTTGTCCATTGCCTAGACTGATAGTTGAGAACGCATTAACTTCTATTAACTATCTAATGGGAGactattgtttttattgtaaaaatgattTCTCAGTCTATTCCGCCCACAATTTGGTACCGGCTCGTGGCTGGACTCAATGCTCAATTACGGTTAGTTCGTTATGGACACCTGAAGAAGACTTTTGAACATGTAATTAGTTGGCTGGAGACACATGCTAATCCAACTCTAAGTGCCTTTTGTATGAGGGTTGACCTTGCCTGGTTTCAGCCCACAGCTTCCGGATATTGCCAATTTGGGTTATTGTTATCTGCTTTGGAGAATGATAACGTGCAGCCATATGCTGAAGGCCAACACAAATTACCAATAATGCCTGAGAGGCGGTCATggtaataattttgaatctaacTTCCTCCATGGTCTCTTAACGgttaattagaaattttttcCCTCAACTTGTGCAGTTTACCAAGATTTGCGGATAGGAAGCCATTGGACCAGTTACAAATCACTGAGCAGAAGATGGTTCAGAAGCGAATATTTGGTGGAATTATACAAGCTAAGAGCCTAGAAGCTcttaaagagaagaaagatatATCTTATCCCCTCTCTTTCATGATATACAATACTAAACCTGTTGGCCATCAGGTGGTTATTCTGCtgaagtttaaatttggttatacCTTTCGATAATACCATTCTAACTTTGGTTTCTATCCTTTTTTTCACTCAGGATCTTGTTGGTTTGGTAGTCTCCATGATACTTCTAGGAGATTTTAGCTTGGTTTTGCTCACTTTGTTACAGATGTATTCTATTTCGCTGCTCGATTTTTTTCTGGTTTTGTTCGTTCTTCCTCTTGGTCTGCTATCTCCTTTTCCTGCTGGGATTAATGCATTATTTAGTCATGGACCTAGACGCTCAGCAGGCCTGTCACATGTTTATGGTCTGTGGAACATCACATCCATGATTAATGTGGTGAGTAATTCTGGCTACAACCTTTTACTATAATTTCAACCCGAGGTTATTGCTATATGGTTTCACATGCATACGCTTTTGGTCTATTAGTTTCTGTAATTGCTTCCTTTTATCAAAGGCTTTGCAAGAACTACTGTTTCAAAGTTGATGAATCCAACTTGAATTTGATTCCCATTAGAATCATCGGATATAGATCCTAACCCCACTTTTGGCACTTTCTTGTTTTGTCACAGGTAGTTGCTTTCATATGtgggttaattaattatttataccATTCAAGTAAAAAGAATCCCAGCTTTCAGACCTGGAATTTTAGCATGTGAGTAGCCTCAAATCAATTGCTACTAACTTGTCTAGTCATTGGAGGAAGTATAACTTTTTTGCTTGGTATTGTTAAAAATGCAGGGATGATAGTGAATGGTGGATGCTTCCTGCTGGGTTAGCACTCTGCAAAATTATCCAAGCGCGACTAATTGATTGGCACGTTGCAAATCAGGAAATTCAGGACCACTCATTGTATAGCAATGACCCAGAGGTTTTCTGGCAGACATGAAGAGAAATGTATTTATTAGGTAAATGTGAGAATGAAACATcatattgattttttcataatttaatttgtttgcgGTGAGAGATAGTATAGGATTGAATAGGTTAAGAACTTGTGGTCCTAGTCAAAGTTTTCATAGCTTTACGTTACCCCTTCATATACAAAGTTGTTAGCAAGTGTCTACCCAATATTTTTGTCCTCTTCCCATGTGTATTTTTGTACATATTATAGTGCGGCCCACTTCAAGGGTTGACAGATGTCTCAAATGTATTGCCATAAACCTTAATGATTTCATATACCAATGTTGTATGTATATCACATTTGCTTCAGTTTTCAATGCTAGATCTTTATATCATCTTGAGCTCTGCTACAATGGAGGCTTTAAATTGTTTTGCAGAAATTTTGTTCGTATTTATCTCTACTTCATAAACCCGTGACAAATCTATGTTCTTCTCTTCAGTGCTACTTTGCAGCTAAGAACTTCCCTTATACCAATGCTCTCGCTAAAGAGTTCTCTAGATGCCTTCTAATTAAACCTGCAACATTTCACTACTGACTCATCTGTTGGGTTACCCCTTGTTCTTAAATCTTTTGATTCCATGTCTCAAgagtttgttttgttatatgagCCATCTTTATATCATAAATTTCAGAAGTAATTCAAAATGTTGGTTTGGATTCTTAAAAATCTCTGTCTAAAACTGTTCTGTTAGTTTAGTTTAACAACACAGTGGAGAGAAGAGAAGTGTTTAGTTCTACATAGTTTGGATGATAGTAAGGTGGGGAATTCACTTTCCCCTCAAAATTGATATCCTTATTGAATTCACCAATCTCTCAAACTGTGTAGAACAAATAAATGATGGTGCCCAaatcaatatttcaaagttcattctcttaaaatataatttcaggTGTcgttgataattattttaattttggaacatttttaaataaactatgtataatagtaaaatttttgaattctattaACGTTGGATATGAATAGACTTATAGACTcgataaaattatattaatgataaaatctttaatatgtgaccatttttattttattttattctctatcattaattaacaatttgtagacaatgataaattattattatttatcattgatagacaaaGTTAGATATCTCTCGGAAGACATGTTGCTATATTTGTcgaaattttataaaagttgagTTTTTAGTCAAATTCAATTGGTAAATAtaagttttctattttcttaaatcTCCTTCGATAAtcatttatatcatatttggTAACGATTTgatttttgagtttttgtatttgataattaagtcacaaacaaatttagaaattaaaaaaggtagcttttaatttgtttttttttacatcgTCAATGTAATACATTtacattgaaagaaaataagtttagttttcaaaaataagttcgaggttttagttttcaaattttggttttgttttttaaaaatatatctaaaataaataacaaaacaaatttgatttagatcttatactataaaattagaatttagttgTTATAGTTTGATAAAGATAAGCATGTATACATGTTATAATTGTATAATTGTCCCAATGTGACCTCAtgcaatattattaaaatgttagacattcataaaataaattttaatatttacttaaatatatatatataattgtttatattattttaacactAAGGCCATGTGCCAACAAAtcaattctaatttaaaaattggatCTAATCATGTCGTTTACATGCGTTTTGCATTCGTATTCACGCATAAAATTCATGTCCAAATTCATAAACGAAAGCTCCAATCCTATGACCTATCTGATCACGTCAAAAA
Coding sequences:
- the LOC101212069 gene encoding LOW QUALITY PROTEIN: uncharacterized protein LOC101212069 (The sequence of the model RefSeq protein was modified relative to this genomic sequence to represent the inferred CDS: inserted 1 base in 1 codon) — protein: MAQYCLYTCQAFFISLLAFLTFSICVEFDYGDEFSIISYDGDYSPPSPPPPTPFPHPPSFSCEGDLKGIGSLNKICELNSSLSFGDDVYIEGNGSLYILSGVSLSCPVMGCTIQINMSRDFSLGHNSLIVAGSLRIDALNISLVDGSVVNVTALAGNPPAQTSGTPSGYQGAGGGHGGRGASCVTDNTKLPDDVWGGDTYSWSSLHEPWSFGSKGGTTVKEESYGGEGGGRIWLETKNSIEVSGNLYADGGDGGIKGGGGSGGSIYIKAQRMTGSGRLSTVGGNGFAGGGGGRISINVFSRHDNTEFFAHGGKSYGCSENAGAAGTYYDAVPRSLIVSNDNLSTQTDTLLLTFPKQPLWTNVYIQNHAKALVPLFWSRVQVQGQIHLSVGAVLSFGLAHYASSEFELIAEELLMSNSVIKIYGALRMFVKMHLMWNSKILIDGGDNEIVATSLLEASNLLVLKESSSIHSNANLGVHGQGYLNLTGPGNLIEAQRLILSLFFSIYVGPKSFLRGPLDDSKSNNTRPRLYCELSDCPAELLHPPEDCNVNSSLPFTLQICRVEDLTVEGTITGSVIHFHWVRDIFVYLSGAISASGLGCTGGVGRGRIFANGLGAGGGHGGKGGDGYYNGTFIDGGVAYGDPDLPCELGSGSGNGSLAGETAGGGIIVMGSLEHSVVSLSLNGSLRADGETFGRVVGGKGGGELLNVGPGGGSGGTILLFVQTVSLSESSVISAVGGQGSSNGGGXGGGGRVHFHWSDIPVGDAYQPIASVKGNIYTGGGLGSSHGSDGENGTITGKACPRGLYGIFCEECPLGTFKNATGSDRGLCTKCPSYELPNRGIYVSIRGGVAKRPCPYRCISDRYHMPQCYTALEELVYAFGGPWLFGLILVGLLILLALVLSVARMKYVGGDELPATVPVRQSSRIDYSFPFLESLNEVLETNRTEESKSHVHRMYFMGPNSFSEPWHLSHSPPEQVAEIVYEDAFNRFVDEINDLAAYQWWEGSVYSVLSVLSYPLAWSWLQHCRKKKMQCLREFVRSEYDHSCLRSCRSRALYEGLKVAATPDLMLAYVDFFLGGDEKRVDLPPRLLQRLPVSVIFGGDGSYMAPFTLHSDNILTTLMGQSIPPTIWYRLVAGLNAQLRLVRYGHLKKTFEHVISWLETHANPTLSAFCMRVDLAWFQPTASGYCQFGLLLSALENDNVQPYAEGQHKLPIMPERRSCLPRFADRKPLDQLQITEQKMVQKRIFGGIIQAKSLEALKEKKDISYPLSFMIYNTKPVGHQDLVGLVVSMILLGDFSLVLLTLLQMYSISLLDFFLVLFVLPLGLLSPFPAGINALFSHGPRRSAGLSHVYGLWNITSMINVVVAFICGLINYLYHSSKKNPSFQTWNFSMDDSEWWMLPAGLALCKIIQARLIDWHVANQEIQDHSLYSNDPEVFWQT